The Cyclobacteriaceae bacterium DNA segment CGCGAAGCTTCGATTCAAGCGATGATCACCTGGAAGTACCTGATCCTTATTATGGCGGCCCTCGCGGCTTTCAGGAAGTTTTTGAAATTCTCGACCGATCAACCGATGGATTTATTGCGCACCTGAAGCAACAACTCACCCATCGGTTATAAATCCTTTACCAAGACTTGTAAGGTTGAACGGGAGGATTGCTCCAGCATGACACCTGCGCGTTTACGATAGGTATTGAAACTCTGTTCATCGTAGTTTTTTATTGTGATCAGCGTCAGGTTGGTATTGTAGTACACCTCAAAATGCTCCTGCAATTTTTCGATGAGGGCCATTACTTTGTTTTCACGAAAGTCGATACAGAATGAAAACGAAATAGCTGAATTCTGCATCACGTTAAGCTTAATATTCAATGCAGTGATGGCATGAAAGATGGTGCTCATTTGTTCTTCGTTTACAAAGGTAAAGTCGGTAACCTTGCACGAAACCAGGCATTGATTTTCCTTAAACACAATTACGGGAGGGAGCCCTTCCACCTTGCAATCGTGAATAACTGTGCCCGTAAGGGAAGGGTCGGTAAAACTTTTCACCCATAATGGAATATTTTTTAGCGCCAATGGCTTAATGGTTTTGGGATGGATTACAGATGCGCCATAATAGGTCATCTCAGCCGCTTCTTTGTACGGCAGTTCAGGAAATACAATGGCAGCCGGTAGTTTTTTCGGATCAGCATTCATCACACCCGGAACATCTTTCCAGATTGTAACGGATTTGGCATGAAGGCATGAACCAATAATAGCTGCGGTAAAATCCGATCCTTCGCGCCCAAGTGTTACACTGCGTTGCTGTTCATCAGCTCCTATAAATCCTTGCGTAATGCAAATTTTCTCATCCAACTTTTTCTGCGCATCTTTCAGTAACTGTGTTGTCTTAGACCAATTAATTTGTCCTTCCCGAAATGAGCTATCGGTGCAAATCAGTTTACGGGCATCAAACCACGCAACCGGAAGCCCTTCAGATAAAAGAAATTGATGGATAATTTGAGAAGATATAACCTCACCTAAAGAAACCACCTGATCGTAAAGCTCATCTTCGTCTTTTCCCTTAATCAGGTTTT contains these protein-coding regions:
- a CDS encoding aspartate kinase; translated protein: MKVFKFGGASVKHAEAVRNVTSILKQHDKDSLWVVVSAMGKTTNALERVVFAFLKNEPFESEIQDIYTYHQHLIRDLFENPEPVLMQLEETLEVVRKNLIKGKDEDELYDQVVSLGEVISSQIIHQFLLSEGLPVAWFDARKLICTDSSFREGQINWSKTTQLLKDAQKKLDEKICITQGFIGADEQQRSVTLGREGSDFTAAIIGSCLHAKSVTIWKDVPGVMNADPKKLPAAIVFPELPYKEAAEMTYYGASVIHPKTIKPLALKNIPLWVKSFTDPSLTGTVIHDCKVEGLPPVIVFKENQCLVSCKVTDFTFVNEEQMSTIFHAITALNIKLNVMQNSAISFSFCIDFRENKVMALIEKLQEHFEVYYNTNLTLITIKNYDEQSFNTYRKRAGVMLEQSSRSTLQVLVKDL